One window from the genome of Paramisgurnus dabryanus chromosome 20, PD_genome_1.1, whole genome shotgun sequence encodes:
- the nusap1 gene encoding nucleolar and spindle-associated protein 1, with protein sequence MDLDSYKYAELQRLAKEVGLKANMKADKLLKALKQHFSQQQQTSENGNEAPNKEPLVNAEEPRTTTFVTERRGKSRNAKRKLSDSTPATDQIEEQPVQTESRRGSKKRKVSGPKDTQVPPENPSNVDTVEEAEKKVFTDSSSDAPVLPSEKAGAGRRTAGKIPRHEGLMKRKPALRPTTPNFKKLHEAHFKKMESIDSYVQRKNKQMEVIRNSVKELKNLSENTLLKSDVKSAETKKPPASRASLFSPGVQERKPISERRRVTELSASKSALKDSTAFRPTVFTTNKINVRFSKATHDNEYKRSLVKTPARMSPLVPLTSTPGRKSNAHIKNELNKSVGPIIKTPGVNPFVFSGNNSLSVTPGTTKKSTFDLKASLSRPLTYQPHKGKLKPFAEAKENVALNKSQTVPSHQKNYKQHQVQTRQERRVKQNDERKQKKEKMMGTRRGLVMA encoded by the exons ATGGATCTGGACTCGTATAAATATGCGGAATTGCAGCGCCTTGCTAAGGAGGTTGGActaaaggccaatatgaag gCCGATAAGCTGTTGAAGGCTCTAAAACAACACTTTTCGCAACAACAGCAGACTTCTGAAAAT GGCAATGAAGCACCCAACAAGGAACCGCTCGTGAACGCGGAGGAACCTCGCACCACTACGTTTGTGACCGAGCGCAGAGGGAAGAGCCGAAATGCCAAGAGAAAACTCAGTGATTCCACTCCAGCCACAGATCAG ATTGAGGAACAACCGGTACAGACAGAGAGCCGAAGGGGCTCCAAAAAGAGGAAAGTGTCTGGACCCAAGGACACTCAGGTTCCACCTGAAAATCCAAGTAATGTGGATACAGTGGAGGAAGCtgaaaaaaaggtttttactGATTCCAGTTCAGATGCTCCTGTACTGCCAAGTGAGAAAG CAGGTGCTGGGAGAAGGACAGCAGGTAAAATCCCTCGTCATGAGGGTCTGATGAAGAGGAAGCCTGCACTTCGGCCCACAACTCCAA ACTTTAAAAAACTTCATGAAGCTCACTTCAAAAAGATGGAGTCAATTGACTCCTATGTCCAGAGGAAGAACAAACAAATGGAGGTGATCAGGAATTCTGTCAAAGAACTTAAG AATCTGTCAGAGAACACTCTGCTGAAGAGTGACGTGAAATCTGCTGAAACAAAG AAGCCACCTGCTAGTAGAGCATCACTGTTCAGTCCTGGAGTGCAGGAAAGGAAACCAATTTCGGAAAGACGAAGAGTCACTGAGCTGTCTGCTAGTAAATCTGCACTGAAGGACAGCACTGCCTTTAGGCCAACTGTATTCACCACCAACAAAATCAATGTCAG GTTCTCGAAGGCCACTCACGATAATGAATACAAGCGTTCACTGGTGAAAACCCCAGCTCGCATGTCTCCTCTCGTCCCCCTAACTTCCACTCCAGGCAGAAAATCTAATGCTCACATCAAAAATGAACTCAATAAATCTGTTGGCCCAATCATTAAAACACCTG gAGTTAATCCATTTGTTTTCAGTGGAAACAACAGTTTGTCAGTCACACCTGGCACCACCAAGAAGAGCACGTTTGATCTAAAAGCGAGTCTCTCtcgcccattgacttaccaacCACACAAGG GAAAACTGAAGCCTTTTGCAGAGGCAAAGGAGAATGTGGCACTTAATAAATCTCAGACTGTTCCTTCACACCAGAAAAACTATAAACAGCACCAAGTTCAGACCAGGCAA GAGCGCCGTGTCAAACAAAACGATGAAAGAAAACAAAAGAAGGAAAAGATGATGGGTACTAGGCGAGGACTGGTCATGGcctaa